The following are encoded together in the Malaya genurostris strain Urasoe2022 chromosome 3, Malgen_1.1, whole genome shotgun sequence genome:
- the LOC131436819 gene encoding large ribosomal subunit protein bL21m has translation MFSLRLPLISRIATAFSSASKVRIAPAFSPACFSNKSINTTVSRFTSSLVSPQLDTSILQKVNQQIESSSEGRLFVVVQLCGKQFKITSGDIIIVEGYWPPNNGEIIRLDKVLLVGSKDFSLIGRPLVPQGLVDVQGTIIEKSLSHTRTHFKKKRRKQYMRINFYRTQQTMIRINSIELNSHGIPEKDEFPDEFENRFF, from the exons ATGTTTTCTTTACGATTACCATTAATTTCAAGAATTGCCACTGCATTTTCAA GTGCTTCGAAGGTGAGAATCGCCCCGGCATTCTCTCCAGCatgtttttccaataaatcgatCAATACAACTGTTTCCCGTTTTACATCATCGTTGGTGTCCCCACAGCTTGACACTTCCATTCTGCAGAAAGTAAACCAACAGATAGAATCCAGTTCTGAAGGCCGCCTCTTCGTGGTAGTTCAATTATGCGGAAagcaatttaaaattacatcTGGCGATATCATCATCGTGGAGGGATATTGGCCACCGAATAACGGGGAAATAATTCGATTGGACAAGGTATTGCTTGTCGGAAGTAAAGATTTTTCTCTGATCGGGAGGCCGTTGGTGCCCCAGGGATTGGTAGATGTTCAGGGAACCATAATCGAAAAGTCCTTGTCACATACGAGAACGCATTTCAAAAAGAAACGAAGGAAGCAGTATATGAGAATTAATTTTTACCGAACGCAGCAAACAATGATCCGAATTAATTCCATCGAGTTGAATTCGCATGGTATTCCAGAAAAGGATGAATTCCCAGATGAGTTTGAAAACAGATTTTTCTAG
- the LOC131436818 gene encoding POC1 centriolar protein homolog, whose product MSSDPVLLRHLKGHRGKITGISFHPEGKRFVTSSDDSTAIVWNMNEQIRCMRFEAHSDVVNDICWSPDGRIVASASKDRTVKIWVPSLMGNCDEFRAHTSNIRSVDFDSKGKKLITASDDKSVKLWKVSRKHFVSSFTGHTNWVRCARFSPDDKLIASCGDDRALKLFDPVSGQCVHSFVDQKGAGNKISWHPDGSLVAIGLDNARVKIYDIKIRKLIQYYRLFEGSVNSLQFHPSGNYLITGSNDGAVKIIDLLEGRHIYTLTGHTGPVTAVQFAKDGQLFATGSEDRHIMLWKSNFNNESSEDSLNMSECSDIPHGHRNNRKSIPLYKKLSYEECPGGDDEFEHGFSNNKENLPDTSILVDARKTENFYLTDAIEEIVIRLSKSANGCRFSESCSNRYSNCGGRNSFERYVHRKLKSIENALNGLDRRVTMVEDVVLNRSIRLE is encoded by the exons ATGTCATCGGATCCGGTACTTCTCCGGCACCTGAAAGGCCACCGAGGCAAGATAACTGGCATTTCGTTTCATCCAGAAGGAAAACGATTCGTTACCAGTTCTGATGATAGTACCGCAATCGTGTGGAATATGAATGAGCAAATTCGCTGTATGCGCTTCGAAGCTCATTCGGATGTTGTCAATGATATTTGTTGGTCCCCTGATGGTCGGATTGTTGCTTCTGCCTCGAAGGACCGTACCGTAAAGATCTGGGTCCCATCGTTAATGGGAAACTGTGATGAATTCAGAGCTCATACATCCAACATTCGATCGGTAGATTTTGATTCCAAGGGGAAAAAACTGATTACAGCATCCGACGACAAGTCAGTCAAGCTATGGAAAGTCTCGCGGAAACATTTTGTGTCATCATTTACCGGACATACTAACTGGGTACGTTGCGCTCGATTTTCCCCTGATGACAAACTCATCGCTTCGTGTGGTGATGATAGAGCTTTGAAACTCTTCGATCCTGTTTCTGGTCAATGTGTGCACAGTTTTGTTGATCAGAAAGGAGCAGGCAATAAAATATCCTGGCATCCGGATGGATCGTTGGTAGCTATTGGATTGGACAATGCGCGGGTTAAGATATACGACATAAAAATTCGCAAACTTATTCAATATTACCGGCTGTTTGAAGGCTCCGTtaattctttgcaatttcatccGTCTGGAAACTACTTGATCACTGGAAGTAACGATGGAGCTGTAAAGATAATCGATTTGTTGGAAGGACGACACATTTACACGCTAACGGGACATACAGGACCCGTGACGGCGGTTCAATTCGCCAAAGATGGTCAGTTATTTGCCACGGgcagcgaggatagacac ATCATGCTGTGGAAATCTAACTTCAACAATGAATCCTCCGAAGATTCATTGAATATGTCAGAATGTAGTGATATTCCACATGGACACCGAAATAATAGAAAATCTATACCGCTATATAAAAAACTCAGTTATGAAGAATGTCCAGGTGGCGATGACGAATTTGAGCATGGCTTTAGCAACAATAAAGAGAATCTTCCGGATACAAGCATTCTAGTGGACGCtcgcaaaacagaaaatttttatcTGACAGATGCTATTGAG GAAATAGTAATAAGACTATCGAAGAGCGCAAACGGATGCCGTTTCTCAGAATCCTGTTCGAACCGTTACAGTAACTGTGGTGGCCGTAACAGCTTCGAAAGGTATGTCCATCGAAAGTTGAAATCAATTGAAAACGCCCTGAACGGGCTTGATCGAAGAGTCACGATGGTTGAGGACGTTGTGCTCAATAGAAGCATAAGATTAGAATAG
- the LOC131436820 gene encoding copper transport protein ATOX1, whose product MAAVTHEFKVEMTCTGCSGAVERVLGKLKDKVEKVDIDLDNKKVFVTSTLSSNELLETIKKTGKETNYVGVKT is encoded by the exons ATGGCTGCG GTAACACACGAATTCAAAGTAGAAATGACATGCACCGGCTGTTCGGGAGCCGTAGAACGAGTCCTCGGGAAATTAAAAG ACAAAGTGGAAAAGGTGGACATTGACCTCGACAACAAAAAAGTCTTCGTCACTTCAACACTCTCATCGAATGAGCTACTAGAAACCATCAAGAAAACTGGAAAAGAAACAAATTATGTTGGTGTTAAAACCTAG